From one Salmo salar chromosome ssa09, Ssal_v3.1, whole genome shotgun sequence genomic stretch:
- the LOC106612165 gene encoding G-protein coupled receptor 151-like, with protein MDKLPGVNITVANSSTVDRLHPSFIEHGSYQHLCVLVPVILGVICVLGLASTLTAMGILISNAHRGKLSLINALILNLMFADSLVLAFALPFRAAAFSKPSWTLGWTVCKTCDWFLQSCMAAKSFTVAVMAKACYRYVSNPTKQVSISLRSILLVMWFLWLSACSAPIPTWLFSSLQRETRRLVCVQVVPPEAQDFMSVYVKAYPLGVFCAPLSFALLYFWRVYGQCQRRCSKTQNLRTQIRSRKLTLMLFSLTVAMTTLWLPQWVVWVWERHAAEREAQGPGEGGPFVVFSPPLLLSLSALLLTFFLSLVNPLIVLSLSEEFREGYRGLWRRLTLRKHTLSNPKPGPHAPTAPQSPCPRPETSGQPQGGDGGLGSIPCQGPRVDPQTQMEQGGVGEAEDEAEGESPRDGIVLLDVEQFWHERETGSMTEENDPIPWEHQEGAPAEGRK; from the coding sequence ATGGATAAACTGCCAGGGGTGAACATAACGGTTGCTAACAGCTCGACTGTGGACCGGCTACATCCTTCCTTCATCGAGCATGGTTCCTACCAGCACCTGTGTGTCCTCGTGCCTGTCATCCTCGGGGTGATCTGTGTCCTTGGGCTGGCCAGTACCCTCACAGCCATGGGCATCCTGATCTCAAACGCCCACCGTGGGAAACTATCCCTTATCAACGCTCTCATCCTCAACCTGATGTTTGCCGACAGCCTTGTACTGGCATTCGCCCTCCCATTCCGCGCTGCTGCCTTTTCCAAACCCAGTTGGACGCTTGGTTGGACGGTGTGCAAGACCTGTGATTGGTTCCTGCAGAGCTGCATGGCTGCGAAGAGTTTTACCGTAGCGGTGATGGCTAAGGCTTGTTACCGTTACGTCTCTAACCCGACTAAACAGGTCAGCATCAGTCTACGCTCCATCCTTTTGGTGATGTGGTTCCTCTGGCTGTCTGCCTGCTCCGCTCCCATCCCTACCTGGCTGTTCTCCTCACTGCAGAGAGAGACCCGGAGGCTGGTGTGTGTGCAGGTGGTTCCCCCTGAAGCGCAGGACTTCATGTCGGTCTACGTCAAGGCGTACCCCCTGGGTGTGTTCTGCGCCCCTTTGAGTTTTGCCCTGCTGTATTTCTGGCGGGTGTATGGGCAGTGCCAGCGGCGCTGTAGTAAGACCCAGAACCTCCGAACGCAGATCAGATCCAGGAAGCTCACTCTGATGCTATTCAGTCTGACGGTAGCCATGACAACGCTGTGGCTGCCGCAGTGGGTGGTCTGGGTGTGGGAGCGGCACGCCGCGGAGCGAGAGGCACAGGGACCGGGAGAGGGAGGACCCTTTGTcgtcttctctccccctctcctcctctccctctccgccCTGCtcctcactttctttctctccctggtGAACCCCCTCATCGTCCTCTCTCTGTCAGAGGAGTTCAGAGAGGGTTACAGAGGTCTGTGGAGGCGCCTTACTCTTCGTAAACACACCCTGTCCAACCCCAAACCTGGCCCCCATGCACCCACTGCCCCCCAGTCCCCCTGCCCACGACCGGAGACCTCAGGCCAGCCGCAGGGAGGAGACGGAGGCCTAGGCTCCATCCCTTGCCAGGGGCCGAGAGTTGATCCCCAAACCCAGATGGAGCAGGGCGGAGTGGGAGAGGCGGAGgatgaggcagagggagagagccccCGGGATGGGATCGTGCTGCTAGACGTGGAGCAGTTTTGgcatgagagagagactggctcgaTGACAGAGGAGAATGATCCCATACCCTGGGAGCACCAGGAGGGAGCACCAGCCGAGGGGAGGAAGTGA